Proteins from one Pyrobaculum neutrophilum V24Sta genomic window:
- a CDS encoding 50S ribosomal protein L6 translates to MQVVYAVEEVEIPENVKVSVEKVGPFDYVVKVKGPLGEIAKEFRNTPVAMEVRDGKVVLEVYNARKREYSILGTYKGVLRNMFLGVTKGWRYKLKVIYTHFPMLVKVQGSQLVIENFLGRKSKIVVAIPKGVKVEVKGKEDIVIEGIDRDVVSQLAAAIQSATELRGDERPSPHGREGGLGVVDGIYVVGYEHVKS, encoded by the coding sequence ATGCAGGTTGTGTATGCGGTTGAGGAGGTTGAGATACCGGAGAACGTGAAGGTGTCTGTGGAGAAGGTGGGCCCGTTTGACTACGTTGTTAAGGTGAAGGGGCCGCTCGGCGAGATCGCCAAGGAGTTTAGAAACACGCCGGTGGCGATGGAGGTGAGGGACGGGAAGGTGGTTCTTGAGGTTTATAATGCCAGGAAGAGGGAGTACTCCATATTGGGCACCTACAAGGGGGTGCTCAGGAACATGTTCCTAGGCGTGACCAAGGGCTGGAGGTACAAGCTTAAGGTGATATATACGCACTTCCCCATGCTCGTAAAGGTCCAGGGGAGCCAGCTTGTTATAGAGAACTTCCTTGGCCGGAAGTCCAAGATCGTGGTGGCCATCCCCAAGGGGGTTAAGGTTGAGGTTAAGGGCAAGGAGGATATAGTGATTGAGGGCATAGATAGAGACGTGGTGAGCCAGCTCGCCGCCGCGATTCAGTCGGCCACGGAGCTTAGGGGAGACGAGAGGCCTTCTCCGCACGGCCGCGAGGGCGGTTTGGGCGTTGTGGATGGGATATACGTCGTCGGCTACGAACACGTCAAGAGCTGA
- a CDS encoding UbiA-like polyprenyltransferase, producing MAFDPEAVGATAARLLRFIRVEHTVFTLPMAYAAALLAGGALDVLRALFIGLAVFGLRTAGMAWNNIADYPIDKVNPRTRGRMLVSGKVTFREAYAVFLFGVAVFLTSAAALGKMPTALSIPYLAVVIAYPYAKRLHCLPHLHLGLVYALVPLGASIAMHPDSLEAALANTPWLLVVASALWVAGFDVVYSKGDYQFDRSYGLGSIPACYGLKTADVAAVALLTTSAVLYVANYLSYGLSPWGLALTLAGAALEIYSALLGATGDVARGFNLNLAVGVLMPLGVFVGYYTQPP from the coding sequence GTGGCCTTCGACCCCGAGGCCGTGGGCGCAACCGCGGCGAGACTACTGAGGTTCATAAGAGTGGAGCATACGGTATTTACATTGCCCATGGCGTACGCCGCAGCGCTTCTCGCAGGCGGCGCGTTGGACGTTTTGAGAGCCCTCTTCATAGGCCTAGCCGTTTTCGGCTTGAGGACTGCCGGCATGGCTTGGAACAACATAGCGGATTACCCAATCGATAAGGTCAACCCCAGGACGAGGGGGCGCATGCTGGTGTCAGGTAAGGTGACCTTTAGGGAGGCATACGCCGTGTTCCTCTTCGGCGTAGCCGTCTTCCTAACCTCGGCGGCGGCCCTCGGAAAGATGCCCACGGCGCTCTCAATCCCGTATCTGGCCGTCGTAATTGCCTACCCCTACGCCAAGAGGCTCCACTGCCTCCCACACCTCCACCTCGGCCTTGTATACGCCTTGGTGCCCCTCGGCGCCTCTATAGCCATGCACCCCGACAGTCTGGAGGCCGCCCTCGCGAACACGCCCTGGCTACTTGTGGTAGCCTCAGCGCTGTGGGTCGCCGGCTTCGACGTGGTGTACTCCAAGGGCGACTACCAGTTCGACAGATCCTACGGCCTCGGCAGCATACCCGCGTGCTACGGCCTAAAAACCGCCGATGTCGCCGCGGTAGCTCTTCTAACTACGTCGGCCGTCTTATACGTGGCGAACTACCTAAGCTACGGGCTTAGCCCATGGGGGCTCGCCCTGACTTTAGCCGGCGCCGCCCTTGAGATATACTCAGCCCTGCTGGGGGCTACCGGAGATGTGGCGCGCGGGTTCAACCTAAACCTAGCCGTGGGCGTGCTCATGCCGCTCGGCGTTTTTGTAGGTTACTACACACAGCCGCCGTGA
- a CDS encoding MFS transporter: MGYTSSATNTSRADLRAYVLLSTPYSFVVFLLPFYVLEIGGGSVEVGVAYASYAAAVVVTRPTSGALADKFGRRRVMLLGGATLAVSMALLALSTGVAHVYISLFLAGAASSLVNVAALAYVSDVGGLEDPALYSRLKTAAALGALAGGASIPAVYVLSRLLSFADAFRLVAAVLALLAVSALLAVPGETKHLAARHKKGDRVQTFCVMSLATAFGSAVGLYGPQVMLYLHRRYSLSPYTAVVAYLPSVVSWIVGPRLAGPAYARLIAGGAAMALALVGMAVSPSPYVFSAFWAIESLGVAAVSTSLDQRLVRHVAGSYWGRGYGLYQALYNLGYSAAAAVSGFFDDPFTPALAPLSAALLTAAVCSNLQKRRAA; encoded by the coding sequence ATGGGATATACGTCGTCGGCTACGAACACGTCAAGAGCTGATTTAAGAGCCTACGTCCTCCTCTCTACGCCCTACTCCTTCGTAGTCTTCCTACTGCCGTTCTATGTGCTTGAGATAGGCGGCGGCTCGGTAGAGGTCGGCGTGGCCTACGCGTCATATGCGGCGGCTGTGGTGGTGACGCGTCCTACGTCGGGCGCGTTGGCGGATAAGTTCGGCAGACGCAGGGTTATGCTACTGGGTGGCGCAACGCTGGCGGTTTCGATGGCCCTTCTGGCACTTTCCACCGGGGTGGCCCACGTGTACATATCCCTCTTCTTGGCTGGAGCGGCGTCCAGCTTAGTCAACGTGGCGGCTCTGGCTTATGTGTCAGACGTCGGCGGGCTGGAGGACCCCGCGCTCTACTCGAGGCTGAAGACCGCGGCGGCCTTAGGCGCGTTGGCGGGCGGGGCGTCCATCCCGGCTGTGTATGTCCTCTCTAGGCTTCTCAGCTTCGCAGACGCCTTTAGGCTTGTGGCGGCTGTTCTAGCACTTCTGGCCGTCTCAGCTCTTTTGGCCGTCCCGGGCGAGACGAAGCACCTTGCCGCCAGACACAAGAAGGGCGACCGGGTCCAGACCTTCTGCGTGATGTCGCTGGCTACGGCGTTCGGCTCCGCGGTGGGCCTCTACGGCCCTCAGGTGATGCTCTACCTCCACAGGAGGTACTCGCTGTCTCCCTACACCGCCGTCGTGGCGTATCTACCCTCGGTGGTGTCGTGGATAGTGGGGCCTAGGCTTGCGGGGCCCGCCTATGCGAGGTTGATCGCGGGAGGCGCCGCGATGGCTCTAGCGCTCGTGGGCATGGCGGTCTCTCCATCGCCGTATGTCTTCTCGGCGTTTTGGGCCATCGAGAGCCTTGGGGTCGCCGCCGTCTCAACCTCCCTAGACCAGAGGCTGGTTAGACACGTCGCCGGGTCCTACTGGGGTAGGGGCTACGGCCTCTACCAGGCGTTGTACAATCTGGGTTACTCCGCCGCGGCAGCCGTCTCGGGCTTCTTCGACGACCCCTTCACCCCCGCGCTGGCCCCCCTCTCCGCGGCTTTGCTCACGGCGGCTGTGTGTAGTAACCTACAAAAACGCCGAGCGGCATGA